From Thunnus albacares chromosome 22, fThuAlb1.1, whole genome shotgun sequence, the proteins below share one genomic window:
- the LOC122973335 gene encoding snaclec echicetin subunit beta-like, translated as MSWFDAQWYCRENFIDLATVRNDTENQQIHNLVLTKDWTWIGLYGDPDSFLYNWSDGSPYSLTTWGDKHSVSGSLRSMMCGVQESNQWTFKYCEERFPFVCYSIPPVPVKRRVVKLRMKVQDSSVDLNDPAVKANILKKFQDRLKEQGVSGVT; from the exons ATGTCTTGGTTTGATGCTCAGTGGTACTGTAGGGAGAACTTCATAGACCTGGCCACTGTGAGGAACGACACTGAGAACCAGCAGATCCACAACTTGGTGCTGACAAAAGACTGGACATGGATCGGCCTGTACGGAGATCCTGACTCCTTCCTTTATAACTGGTCTGATGGCAGTCCCTACTCACTCACCACATGGGGTGATAAACATTCAGTTTCAGGATCACTCAGATCAATGATGTGTGGTGTGCAGGAATCAAACCAATGGACATTCAAGTACTGTGAAGAGAGATTTCcatttgtctgctacagcatcCCTCCTG TACCAGTAAAGAGGCGGGTAGTTAAGCTGAGGATGAAGGTGCAGGACTCCTCTGTGGATCTCAATGACCCTGCTGTGAAAGCAAACATCCTGAAAAAG TTCcaggacagactgaaggagcaaggagtgagtggagtcacc